AACGAGAACTGTGGTCCCATAGTCTTCAACCATTTGGATGTGGCGCTCGGTGTTGCCAGCACCTGCTGGAATCATCATGCAACCGAGGCGTTGAAGTCCATAGTGAAGACCAAAGCCACCGGTGAACATTCCATAGCCGAAAGCCATTTGAACTCGATCAGTTGGGACAACGCCTGCCATTTGCACAAGGCGCATTATGCACTCTCCCCACACTTGCATGTCGTGATGAGTGTAGCCAACGACTATTGGCTTGCCAGTTGTTCCCGATGATGAATGGAGTTCTCGCACATTTTCAAGTGGAACCGCGAACATTCCATATGGAAATGTTTCACGCAGCGCATTTTTGTCGGTGAAGGGGAGTTTTCTCACGTCGTCAAGAGTTTTTATGTCGGATGGAGTCACGCCCATTGCATCCATTTTTTCGCGATACCATGCAACGCGATTGTAGGTCCACTCCACTTGTGCAATGAGTTTTTCGAGCTGTATTGCACGAATTCGTTCGCGTGAGGCACATTCTATTTCTGGTTGGAAAATTGGAAGACAATTAAATTCTTTGTCTTCTGCGCATTTTAGAGCCACGCCTTTTTTTGTTATGTCTATCATTGGATTTTTATTCCTCGTGTTGTTTCAATGTGTGCGCTATAGCGTTTTTTTACGCCAAATCTTTTTGTGTCAAAAGTTCGATTGGCTTGCTTGAGAGTTCTCTTTCAGCTGCTGGAACGTCATCTACCGACATGCAAATGTATGTTGAGATCAGCGAATAGCTGTAATTCACATTTATGTGGCTGTCGGAAAGAACTTTAACAACGCGCGCTAATTCGCCTGGCTTGTCGACTAGTCTAATGCACAGGACTTCAGATTCTTTTGCAGCAAAACCCATTTCTGACAAAACTTGCATGGCGCGTTTTGGGTCGTTAACCACAAAACGCACGATGCCATAATCGCCAGTGTCGGATGCGCTATATCCACGAACACTAACGTTGTGCTGTGTGAATGAATCTAGCACGCGATAAAGATGCCCCGGTTTGCTTTCAACGAAAACGCTAATTTGTTCTACGCTCATGGTCTTTAGGCCTCCTTGGCAAATTTAAAACCTGCATGAAATGCTCTCAGGTTTGCATCGATTGTTTTTGGAGGAACGCGCTTTGAGATCACTTCTTCCCAAACTTTTTTGTCGAAGTTAAGGCGCGTTGCAAGTGCTCCCAGAAGAACCACGTTCACTGATTTAAAAGTCGCGACTTCTTCTGCAATTGAAACGGCAGGAATGACAACTGCTCCTACTTCATCCATTTTTTGTTCCAAATTCTTTGGCATTGATGCTTTTCCAGTGAGAACTGGCAGTGGTTTGATTGATTCATCTGCCACGAGCAAGTAGCCACCTTCTTTTAGGAAAGACACGTTTCTTAGAGCCTCCGTCATTTCAAAAGAAACGACGCAATCGGCACATCCCGAGTCGGCAACCATTGATTTTACAGGCTCTGTTCCAAATCGAACAACTGTGTTTACGGCACCACCGCGCTGCGACATACCATGAATTTCAGAAACTTTTACGTCATATCCCGAGGCAAGTGCGCAACGAGCCAAAAGATCAGCTGCAAGAATTGTGCCTTGACCGCCAACTCCGCATAAAACAACAGTGGTTGTGTTTGCCATGTTATTCACCTTGCCCTTCTGTGCTAACAATCGCTTTAAAAGCGCAATATTGTTCGCATTGCCCGCAGCCGATGCATTGCTGGGCATCAATCATTGCGTGACCATCACTTTCGTTCTTTGCGATGGCGGGGCAACCAAGGGTTGTGCAAACGCCGCAAGCTGTGCAATCGTTAGTTACTGCATATGCAGGTTTGCGTTTTCTTTCAAGCAGAACGCAAGGGCTCTTGAAAATCAACACCGAAAGTTCATCGGATTTCGTTGCTTCCTTGAGCGCTTTTCTCACGTCTTTCATGTTGTTAGGGTTAATGGTGCGAACGTCTGTTACACCAATCGCTTTCACGATTCCTTCCAAATCGAGTTCCCGTGTTGGTCTCTCTTGAAGTGTTTTTCCATTAAACGGATTGCCTTGGCGACCTGTCATTGCTGTTGTGCGATTGTCGAGCACGCAAATTGTGCCTTTGCCCTGGTTGTAAACGGTGCTAATTATAGATGACAAACCGGAGTGAGCAAATGTTGAGTCACCAATTACTGCGACGACAGGGCGATGCTCAGTGTCTTTTAGCGCCAACTCAAAGCCGTGAGACATTGAGACTGAAGCGCCCATGTCTACGCATGTGTCCATCGCAGCAAGAGGCGGCAGAGCTCCAAGTGTGTAGCACCCAATGTCGCCTGTGACAATTGCTTTCAAGCGTGACAGTTCTTTGAAGACTAGACGATGTGGGCATCCTGCGCACAATGCAGGGGGACGACCTGGCAAATCTCCTGGAGTCTCTTGAAAGTCTGGTGATTCTAAACAAAATGCATCTCGGATGAGACGAGGGCTGAGCTCTCCGTCCCTTTTAAGCTCGCCTGGGAATTCGGCAACTTTAATGCCAAGCCCTCGAACGGCTTCTGTTAAATAGGTTGAGGACTCTTCAATCACATACAAACAATCGACCTTTGATGCGAAGTCCTCCAGTGTTTTTTTAGGCAGTGGGTAGGTGCATCCCAGTTTAAAGACCGACGCGTTTGGAAGTGCTTCGATGACATGTTGGTATGTTGCACCTGCACAAACCACGCCGATTGCAGTGTCGTTGAAATCGACTTGGTTGAACTCACAAGTTTCAGCCCAGTTCTGTAGTTTTTCAATTCTTTCCAGCTGAACTTTTCTGCGTGGTTTTGCAAAAGCTGGCATCATTACCCATTTTTGTGGGTTGCTTTCATATTCCTTTAATTCTATTTCGTCACGCTCGCCTTTTTCGACAGGTGTTTTTGTGTGAGAAACTCGAACCGATGAGCGAATGAAGAATGGCACGTCGAATTCTTCGGAAAGGTCGAACGCTTTCTTTGTGAATTCGAGAGCCTCTTTTGAGTCGGCAGGGTCGAGCATAGGAATGTGAGCCGCTTGTGCATAGTAATGGGAGTCTTGTTCGTTTTGTGAGGAATACATTCCAGGGTCGTCAGCCGCGAGAATTACGAACCCGCCGCCAACACCTGTGTAGGCTGCAGTGAAAATTGGATCCGCAGCGACATTCACGCCAACGTGTTTCATTGTCGACAAAACGCGTGCACCTGCAGCCGAGGCGCCAAGTCCAACTTCGACGGCGACTTTTTCGTTCACGCACCACTAAGCATACACTCCGTCTTTTTTTGCAAAGTTCTCAAGTGTTTCAGTTGAAGGCGTTCCAGGATAGGCAACACCAATTCGGCATCCTGCTTCCCATGCGCCTTGTGCGATTGCTTCATTTCCTGAAAGTAATTCCATCTTTCTCCTTTATATACTCCTTTTCAAGCGTCATTTCGCCTTGCTCTATTTTAGTTAAAGCCACTAACAGCAATAAACGATTTTGCCAACTATTTTGTGAGCAACATTAGAGTCTGTGTGTGGAGTTTTGCTTTGATAATTGTGACAAGTTGTCCAGCACGCATGCGTGATGGTGTTAAATCGTTTGGGCTTGGAGTTTAGCTTGGGTTTTTTGACAGTGGTTTACTGATAATAATTGAATTTAAAATAGCGCCAGGCATGGTTGCTTGGCGCTATCGCTATCGCGCTGTTAAAAATCTGTTTGTTGCTTGCTTTTTCCGAGTGTGGTTGCAGGCAAATTAAAGACTGAACGACAAATCAAGCTCGACAGCTTTTCTTGGCTCTCACAGGGAAATGCGTTGACACTTTTGTAGCCGCAAAAAGTTAATCGACTTCATAAATTTCTTTTGCTTGAACTGGACTAAACCCTGCTTCGGCTAGCATTTTCTCTACTGACGCATCTGAAACCTTGAGGATGTCTACGGCTGTTCCTTCTTTAATTGAGATGCAGTAGCCATATTCAACATTTATGCTGTGCTCGTCGAGGTATTCAAGTAAATCGGCAAGCCCGCCTGGATGATCGGGCACTTTAACTGCCAAAACGTCGGTTACCGCAGCGCGCCATCCTTCTGCCTTTAAAGCTTCGGCAGTCTTTTTTGGGCGGTCGCAAAGAACTCGAACAACGCCAAAGTCTTGCGTGTCTGCCAAAAACAGGGCACTCATGTTTGAACCTGTGTTGCTCACAGCGCGAGTTGCTGCTGCAAGTCTTCCACTTTCATTTTCGAGAAAAATTGATAACTGCGAAATCATTAGTTTCATGCCTCCTTTATCTCAAGTCAATAATGCGCTTGGCTTTGCCTTCACTGCGTTCAATTGTTTTTGGTTCTACCAATTTGATGTCAACCGACACTTGCAAGTTGCTCTTGAGTTCAGAACCTAAACGGCGCTTGAGTTCTTCAAGTTTGCGAATCTCATCGAATGGGAAGTCATGTACAGTTTCAACGCGCAATTCAACATGGTCAAGTGAGCCGCGGGTTGTGAGAATGATTTGATATTGAGTTGCAATCTCGGGGAATGACGTGAGAACTTGCTCAATTTGAGATGGGAACACGTTGACACCTCGAATAATCAACATGTCGTCGGTGCGTCCAATAATCTTGTCGATTCTGCGGTGTGTGCGTCCGCATGCGCATTGCTCGCTGATTATGCGTGTGATGTCTCGTGTGCGATAGCGAACAAGTGGGCAGCACTCGCGTGTTAGGGTTGTAAAGACGAGTTCACCATATTCGCCGTCGGCCACAGGCTGCAGTGTTTCTGGATCAATGATTTCTGCATAGAAGTGGTCTTCTGCCAAATGCAATCCGCCTAATTCGCTGCATTCAAATGCTACACCTGGCCCCATTACTTCAGAAAGTCCATAAATGTCGCAATATTGGATGCCAAGTTTTTCGGCAATTTCATCGCGCATGCCCTGGCTACAAGGTTCTGCACCAAAAATGCCTGCTTTGAGTTTTAAGTCTTTCTTTGGGTCAATTCCCATCTCAATTGCAGTGTCTGCAATTAAGAGTGCATATGAAGGAGTACAACAAAGAATTGTTGTGCCCATGTCTTTCATCATTTGAATTTGGCGCTTCGTGTTGCCTGATGATGTTGGAATGACTGTGCATCCAGCTGTTTCTCCACCATAATGTGCGCCAAGGCCGCCAGTGAATAAACCATAGCCATAGGAGACTTGCATAGTTGAGTTCTCGTCGCCGCCAACCATTGCGATTCCACGGGCGAAGCACTCACCCCAGTGTTTTAAGTCATTTGCTGTGCACCCAACAACTGTGGCTTGCCCAGTGGTACCAGAAGATGCATGAATGCGAGCAACTTTGCTGCGTGGGACTGCGAACAGCCCGTCAGGGTAGTTGTCGCGCATGTCTTGTTTTAAAACAAAAGGAAACTTTGTGATGTCCTCGAGTGATTTTAAATCGCCAGGTTCAATTCCGGCATCGTTAAACGATTTTTTATAAAATGGCACGTTGTCATATGAATATTGAACACACCATTTCATTCTGTCGAGTTGCAATTTTCGCAGCTCTTCACGTGGCATCGTTTCGATTTTTTCGTCGTAGAACACCTTGTCCTTCTTTCCGTTTTTCCTTTAGCTTTCCTTATGTTCGCATTGGCTAACCTCATGCGAGCGTTTTAATTATTGCACCATTTTTCTCTAAACATGCGCAATAGTTGCTGTAACGCGGGCGATTTTTCTGTCTAGGTCGTCGGTGATTAGGCAACGATAAAAACCAAGCCTGCGCCCTTCTTTGTCAACATTTGCCTCAGCGATTAGTTTTTTACCTTTTGGGGCAGAGAGATATTCGATGTTGATGTTCACGGAAACGCTTGCATCTTGTTCAATTGCTGATGCAGTGACAATCGCAAAATCGGCTAGTGTAAAAATTGCACCGCCCATTACGCTGCCTTTTTCGTTCAGGTGTTTTTCCTCTATATCAAATTCACACACAGAATGTCCAACTCCAACCTCTGTCAATCGACATCCGACAACATCGTTAGCAAAATGATCGTTAGAAAACTTTTTCTGAACGTCTTCTAGTGTTGCATCTTTTGTAAAAAGCATTACTTACCACTCATCTCCTTGTTGAAAATCCACACCACGTTAATTGAGTAACGTTTTATTTTTTACACTATTGCAACGATTGAAAGTTTGTTTTGAAGTTATCGTGGTCACTGTTCACACATTTGTTACTATGACGGGAAAAGAATTGCTTTAAAGATTATTTAGCTGTTGCTTCAGTTCGGTACTAGTTGCGGCGGTTTTAGATGGCGAAAATTTTATCTTTTGCGTGAACTATTGGCTCGCAACAGGACTTCTGGTGGTAGTTACAAAAGGGGGAAGGACTATGGATTTTTACATTAGAGCGCTTGAGCTAAAAGATGAAACAATAGCTAACAGGCGACGCATTCATGAAAATGCTGAAACTGGCCTTAATCTTCCAAAAACTGTTTCATTCGTTAAGCAAAAACTCGAGGAGTGCGGCATTGAAGCAATGCCATGTGGCAAGGGTTTAACTTTCACTTTAGGCAAGGGTGGCAAATGTATTTTGCTTCGTGCCGACATGGATGCTCTTCCTATGCGAGAGGAAAGTGGGCTTTCTTTTGCATCCAAGTCGGGGACCGAATGTCATGCATGTGGACATGATTTCCACACAGCAATGCTAATCACGGCCGCACGCATGTTAAAAGAAAGTGAAGATGATCTGCAGGGAACAGTGAAGTTTATGTTTCAGCCTGCAGAAGAAACTTTTGAGGGTGCAAAAAACATGATTGAAGCTGGCGTTTTGGAGGACCCTCATGTTGATGTTGCGCTAGCCTACCACGTTTCTCCTGGAAAAATGCCAGTCGGGATTTATATGTATAACGACAGTGGAACAATGATGAATTCCGTTGATGGTTTTAGGATTGAGGTCACTGGCCAGGGCTCGCATGGTGCCTACCCTCAAAATTCTATAGATCCAATAAATGCATTAGTTCACATTTTTAATGCTCTAGAGGCAGTTGTTTCTCGCGAAGTTGATCCATCTAAGTCGTGCGTGATGACAATTGGGCAAATCCATTCAGGGCTTGCGAACAATGTTATTCCTGAGTCGGGCTTCATGGAAGGATCCATTCGCACAAACGATGCTTCATCTCGAGACATTCTCGTGCGCAGAATGAAAGAGGTTGCCGAGAAAATAGCTTGCGCATTCGGTGCAACTGCAAAGGTGACTATGCTTTCAGAAGTGCCCCCACTCGTTTGTGATCCAGAGCTAACAAAAGCGATGGTTAAATATATGAGCGAAATGAACGTTGAAGGAATGCAGCCCTATCCTGGGATTTCTGCTTCTGCTTCCGAAGATTTTGCTGTTGTCGCTGAAAAAGTTCCTTCTGTTTTTATGTATTTATCGGCAGGCTACATGGATGAGCGTGGAGATTTTCCTGCACACAATCCTAAAGTGCAATTCAATGAAGATGTTTGTCCAATCGGCTCAGCTTGCCTTGCAGAATGCGCAACTCGTTGGCTTGCTGATAATAAATGAGTGCTTAAGCATCTTTCCAAAAGTCGCTAATGAGGTGTTTTCTGTTTGAACATTTTGTTTTTTTCAAAATGTGTCGCACATGCACTTTAACTGTGTTGTAGGAAATACAAAGAGAAGAGGCTATGTTGCTGTTGTCTTTTCCGTCAAGAATGAGTCGCAAAACATCTTCTTCCCTTTCGCTTAGTTTGTGTTTTAGAGAATATTGCGTGATGCTTTCTGGCACTTTTGTCGCGATTACGCTTGATGCTATTACCGGCGGTTTTTTGTAGCGAGACAACAAAATTCTGACTGCATCGATGCAAAAGAATGTGGCGCATGAAAGAGCTAGCAGCTCTTCTGCATAATTTCGTTCCGATCCAAATGCAAGAACTTCGCTTCCGATGGAGGGGTAGGCAAATACAATAAATGTTAGATAATCTTCAAACACAACGAGGGCGTTTAAAATCAACACTGCCCAAAACAGATATCTAAAATGATAAATTCTTGTCACAGTTTCCTTTTGTTTGCTGATTTTCCACAAAAAGAATGAATAAAGAAGAATGAAGTAAATGAAAATCGCTCGAACTGTGTAGAAAGCAAACCGTTGTTCTGGTGAGTCAGGGATTAACGCAAGCACCAACAAACTTAAAGCTACAAAAAAGTAGAGCGGTGCGATTTTAAAATAGCTTCCTTTCTGGTTGATGATGTTGTGCATCAGCAGCCAAAGAAACCCAATGTAGCCAAGGCTGGTCAAGATTGACACGAGTGAGCGAATTGGAAGATAGATTGAATTGTCTATGTTAAAACCTGTTGTAACGAGCAGCGAATCTTGAAAAATGATGACAACGTCAAGAAAATAAAAGAAGAGAGACAGCGCCGCAAACAACATCGTCTTTCTTTGCGACACAATCCAAGCGCTAAAACACACTGCACTGCTGGTTACGCTGAGGATTATCACAGTTATTGTCGCGTAGAACAGTAGCAGATTCATCTTAACGCCTTCCATAACACTTTGGTATTAGTTAGGAGTTATATCCACCACCTATGTAAATAATACCAAAATACATCTTCAGTAACCCCACAACTGCAAAAACTTCCGAAGATTGCCCCCAAAACTCAAATATAAAAGATTAAACGCATCGTACAAAGGCAATTGCGCGCACTAATTCTAGGTTTGTCTGTTTATTTCTTCGATGCAAATGTTCGTTTGTTAAATCAGTTATTTGAATGGAAAGGGGATGTAATGTCAGGTATTAACGTCAAGAGTGAAATTCAGCAACTCAAAAAAGTTCTTCTTCACCGTCCTGGCAAAGAACTTCTCAACCTCACGCCTGATACTCTTGAGGAATTGCTGTTCGACGATATTCCATTTTTGAAAGTTGCACAAGATGAGCATGACGAATTTGCTCAAGTGTTGCGAGATAATGGCGTGGAAGTTGTCTATTTGGAAGACCTCATGGCCGAGACTCTCAAGGGAAATCCAGATTTAAAGAAGCAATTCTTAGAGCAGTTTATTGCTGAAGCGGGTGTTTCTGAGAAGCGCTTGGTTGAAGCATGTTATGAACTTCTTGATGCAATTGAATGCGAAAAAGAACTCGTTTTGAAGACAATGGAAGGCGTCAATGTTGATGAGCTAGATTTGGATGAGTCGAATTTGTTGTCGGCGCTCACACAGGAAGAATCGCGACTTGTGATCAATCCAATGCCAAATTTATATTTCACGCGAGATCCGTTTGCAAGCATTGGAAATGGCGTTTCAATCAATCACATGTATTCAGTCACACGCAATCGCGAGACTATTTATGCGGAATATATTTTTAAATATCATCCAGATTACAAAGACGTTCCGCAGTATTACGACAGATATGCTGATGTTCACATTGAGGGTGGCGACATCCTAAACATCAACGACCATGTCCTTGCGATTGGTATTTCGCAGCGCACCCAGGCTGCTGCAATTGACAAAATTGCCGAAAAGATTTTTGATGCTGAGTCTTCTTCCATCGACACGATTTTGGCGTTTGACATTCCAAACAATCGCGCGATGATGCACCTCGACACTGTTTTCACTCAAATTGACGTCGATAAATTTACAATTCACCCAGGAATTATGGGAACGCTCACTGTGTTTGAGTTGAAAAAAGTCGATGGCGTAGTCGAAGTTAGCAAGATCGAAGACACTCTTGAAAATGTTTTGGGTAAATATCTCGAATGTGAAGTGAAACTCATTCCTTGTGGCGCAGGCAACCGAATTGCTGCAGAGCGCGAGCAGTGGAACGATGGCTCTAACACCCTTTGCATCGCTCCTGGTACAGTTGTTGTTTATGACAGAAACGATGTCACTAACGAAGTCTTAAGAGACCACGGAATCACAGTTCTCGAAATTTCAAGTGCTGAACTTTCGCGTGGGCGCGGCGGCCCACGTTGCATGAGCATGCCTCTTGTGCGCGGATAGGGCGCCGAGCAGGCTTTTGAATTCGAAGGTGTAGTCTGGCGGGAGAAATTCCGCCAGAAAACACGCTAAGAAGGGAAAGGATCGATTATGAATAAGGGAGTTGGTTTATTTGGCCTAATTGGTATAGTTGTTGGCGCGTGCATTGGCACTGGCGTTTTCGCTATGACTGGCCAAATCGCGGGCGTAGCTTCGCCTGGCGGTGCTTTAATTGCGTTTGCAATTGTTGGAGTTGGCTTTACCTGCCTTGCTCTTTCACTTGCAAATCTTGGAACAAAAAGGGCTGATCTCACAGGTGTTTATTCCTATGCGTCTGAAGGGTTTGGTCCTCTTGCTGGATTTATTTCGGGTTGGGGTTACTGGCTTTCTGCTTGGCTTGGTAATGTCGCCTATGCAACTTTGATTTGTCAAACTATTGGTTATTTCTATCCACCATGGTCGTTCGACGGAGGAATACCAATTCCATGTTTGATTTTTGCCTCAGTAGTCATGTGGGGCATCACAGGCCTTGTAATTCGAGGAATTGAAAGCGCTTCATTTGTTAATGCGTGCGTCATGGTTGCAAAAATTCTTGGTATCGTTGTGTTCATTCTTTTCGCTGCCATGTCGTTTAATGCTGGCATTTTGACAGAAGATTTCTGGGGCAACGTTTACAACAATTATGTTGCATCGGGTCAAGCAGGAGAAGATGCTGTTGGTCTTGGCGGCCTGCCCGAGCAAGTCATTGGCTGTTTTGTGATCATCATGTGGGCATTTATTGGCATTGAAGGAGCGACTGTTTTGTCATCTCGCGCCAGAGAAAAGCGTCATGTGTCTAAAGCGACCATTCTTGGTCTTTTGATTCTACTTGTTACCTATTTGTGCATGGCAATCATTCCATATGGTGTTATGCCCTACACTGAGGTGGCAACACTGAGTTATCCTGCCGCGACATATGTGTTTGAACAAATTATGCCTGGCTTCGGCGGCGGCTTTTTGTCTGTCGTAATCATTTTCTCAATCATTGGAGCATGGCTGTCATTTACGATTCTTCCAGTCGAAACGGCTCAGGAAATGGCAGAAGACAAGCTGTTGCCAGAATACTGGGGAAAACTCAACAAGTTTAAATCACCATTTATTGGTTTGATCATCGTTGGCATTTGTACTCAAGTCATCATGGTCACGTTAATCGTTTCGGAGGACGCCTATAACTTTGCTTTCAGCATGTGTACAGTCGCAATTGTGTTCACATGGACTCTTGCTGCGGCCTACAATCTGAAATATTCGCTAAACAAGAAAAGCTATGGTCAAGTCGCAATTGCTGCTGTGGCTGTCATCTTCTTTGTAATAGGAACAATTCTCAACGGTTGGGATTTGCTGATGTTAACTTGCATCGGTTATTTGCCAGGTTTTGTGCTTTACAGTATGGCGCTAAAAAAGCAAGGTAAGTCTTTAACGAGTGGTGAAATAGTAACGATTGTGATATTTGCGATTATTGCAGCAGGAGCTTTTGTTCTCCTCGGAATGGGAATAATAACAATCTAGGCTTTAAGAATTTGTCACAACATTAGCTCTGATTGCAACATTTGTTTGGGAGTTTTTGTCTATTTTGTTTAGCCATTGATGCTCAGGGTTTGAGAAATAAACTCATTGCATGATTGACTATTGTGAGTTTTGAAATTACGGCTGATTCTTAAAAGAAAATATTTTTAAGCAACTGTAATGAGGGCGGTGATATCCCGCCCTCATTTTTTTGCTGTCACGTCTTTAGTTGCAGCCCACATCCCTTTATTATTAACGGGCGTTTCCTCGAGATTCTTTGCTTGTTTTTCTGCCATTTGCTTGTTAATTCTTTTTTTCAAACACTGGCATTGGGTTAAAATTCTTGCGTCAAGAAAAGGTTTAGGAAGGATGGCCGTGGCAAACGACGGGGGCGATAAATTATCAAATGTAATGGCGAGCATTGGTCACATTTGTTGTGATCTCAATCAAGGTGCACTATCATCCTGTTTGCCATTTTTGATGATGTATAACGGCTTTTCCTACACCGCCGTGTCATTCTTGATTTTCTTTGCGAACATTTGTTCTGCTGTCATTCAGCCTGTTTTCGGCGCGATTGGCGACAAACACCCATGCCCTTGGTTTATGGCGCTCGGCGTTTTCCTTGCAGGTGCAGGAATTTGTCTGATTGGTTTCGCGCCGAATTATTTTCTAGTTTGCGTAGCCGCAATGATTGCTGGCACTGGAAATGCGATGTTTCACCCCGAAGGCGGTCGAATTTCTAATCTGGCTGCAGGAAATCGCAAAAGCAACGGCATGAGCATTTTTGCTGTTGGTGGAAACATTGGCTTTTTTGTTGGACCTTTTCTAGCTGCAATTTTCTTGAGCAATTTTGGAATGCATGGCACATTAATTTTTCTTGTTCCCTGCACTCTCTGTTCGGTGGCACTTCTTGCTTTTAACAAACGTTTTCGTTCTTTAGGAAAAGCAACTGATGTCTTGACAGAAGCAAAGAAACATGAGCCTGAGCACTGGAAGAACTTCTGGATAAACATGCTTGCGCTGGCATGTCGCGCAATTTTGCAATATGGCTTGCTTGCGTTCATTCCTCTTTTCTTCGTTGGTGTCTTGGGTCAGGCAGAATCGACTGGTTCGCTTGCTCTCTGTGTTTATAGCGTTGCAGGAGCCGTTGCAACTTTTATGAGTGGCAAAACTACTGAGCGGATTGGAGTTCACAAAGTCACTACAAGTTGTTTTATGCTAACTGTAATTCTTTTGGTTCTTTTTGCTTTCACCAGAAACATCTATGTAGCATGTGTTTTTGTTGCATTGCTGAGCATCACAACTGATCTTTTTTATCCAAGTCAAGTTGCGCTTGGCATGTCCTATGTTCCAAGGCATCTCGGGACCGCTTCT
This portion of the Phoenicibacter congonensis genome encodes:
- a CDS encoding amino acid-binding protein — protein: MSVEQISVFVESKPGHLYRVLDSFTQHNVSVRGYSASDTGDYGIVRFVVNDPKRAMQVLSEMGFAAKESEVLCIRLVDKPGELARVVKVLSDSHINVNYSYSLISTYICMSVDDVPAAERELSSKPIELLTQKDLA
- a CDS encoding indolepyruvate oxidoreductase subunit beta, with the translated sequence MANTTTVVLCGVGGQGTILAADLLARCALASGYDVKVSEIHGMSQRGGAVNTVVRFGTEPVKSMVADSGCADCVVSFEMTEALRNVSFLKEGGYLLVADESIKPLPVLTGKASMPKNLEQKMDEVGAVVIPAVSIAEEVATFKSVNVVLLGALATRLNFDKKVWEEVISKRVPPKTIDANLRAFHAGFKFAKEA
- a CDS encoding thiamine pyrophosphate-dependent enzyme produces the protein MNEKVAVEVGLGASAAGARVLSTMKHVGVNVAADPIFTAAYTGVGGGFVILAADDPGMYSSQNEQDSHYYAQAAHIPMLDPADSKEALEFTKKAFDLSEEFDVPFFIRSSVRVSHTKTPVEKGERDEIELKEYESNPQKWVMMPAFAKPRRKVQLERIEKLQNWAETCEFNQVDFNDTAIGVVCAGATYQHVIEALPNASVFKLGCTYPLPKKTLEDFASKVDCLYVIEESSTYLTEAVRGLGIKVAEFPGELKRDGELSPRLIRDAFCLESPDFQETPGDLPGRPPALCAGCPHRLVFKELSRLKAIVTGDIGCYTLGALPPLAAMDTCVDMGASVSMSHGFELALKDTEHRPVVAVIGDSTFAHSGLSSIISTVYNQGKGTICVLDNRTTAMTGRQGNPFNGKTLQERPTRELDLEGIVKAIGVTDVRTINPNNMKDVRKALKEATKSDELSVLIFKSPCVLLERKRKPAYAVTNDCTACGVCTTLGCPAIAKNESDGHAMIDAQQCIGCGQCEQYCAFKAIVSTEGQGE
- a CDS encoding amino acid-binding protein, which translates into the protein MISQLSIFLENESGRLAAATRAVSNTGSNMSALFLADTQDFGVVRVLCDRPKKTAEALKAEGWRAAVTDVLAVKVPDHPGGLADLLEYLDEHSINVEYGYCISIKEGTAVDILKVSDASVEKMLAEAGFSPVQAKEIYEVD
- a CDS encoding phenylacetate--CoA ligase family protein, with protein sequence MPREELRKLQLDRMKWCVQYSYDNVPFYKKSFNDAGIEPGDLKSLEDITKFPFVLKQDMRDNYPDGLFAVPRSKVARIHASSGTTGQATVVGCTANDLKHWGECFARGIAMVGGDENSTMQVSYGYGLFTGGLGAHYGGETAGCTVIPTSSGNTKRQIQMMKDMGTTILCCTPSYALLIADTAIEMGIDPKKDLKLKAGIFGAEPCSQGMRDEIAEKLGIQYCDIYGLSEVMGPGVAFECSELGGLHLAEDHFYAEIIDPETLQPVADGEYGELVFTTLTRECCPLVRYRTRDITRIISEQCACGRTHRRIDKIIGRTDDMLIIRGVNVFPSQIEQVLTSFPEIATQYQIILTTRGSLDHVELRVETVHDFPFDEIRKLEELKRRLGSELKSNLQVSVDIKLVEPKTIERSEGKAKRIIDLR
- a CDS encoding PaaI family thioesterase — protein: MLFTKDATLEDVQKKFSNDHFANDVVGCRLTEVGVGHSVCEFDIEEKHLNEKGSVMGGAIFTLADFAIVTASAIEQDASVSVNINIEYLSAPKGKKLIAEANVDKEGRRLGFYRCLITDDLDRKIARVTATIAHV
- a CDS encoding M20 family metallopeptidase, whose translation is MDFYIRALELKDETIANRRRIHENAETGLNLPKTVSFVKQKLEECGIEAMPCGKGLTFTLGKGGKCILLRADMDALPMREESGLSFASKSGTECHACGHDFHTAMLITAARMLKESEDDLQGTVKFMFQPAEETFEGAKNMIEAGVLEDPHVDVALAYHVSPGKMPVGIYMYNDSGTMMNSVDGFRIEVTGQGSHGAYPQNSIDPINALVHIFNALEAVVSREVDPSKSCVMTIGQIHSGLANNVIPESGFMEGSIRTNDASSRDILVRRMKEVAEKIACAFGATAKVTMLSEVPPLVCDPELTKAMVKYMSEMNVEGMQPYPGISASASEDFAVVAEKVPSVFMYLSAGYMDERGDFPAHNPKVQFNEDVCPIGSACLAECATRWLADNK
- a CDS encoding response regulator transcription factor, whose translation is MNLLLFYATITVIILSVTSSAVCFSAWIVSQRKTMLFAALSLFFYFLDVVIIFQDSLLVTTGFNIDNSIYLPIRSLVSILTSLGYIGFLWLLMHNIINQKGSYFKIAPLYFFVALSLLVLALIPDSPEQRFAFYTVRAIFIYFILLYSFFLWKISKQKETVTRIYHFRYLFWAVLILNALVVFEDYLTFIVFAYPSIGSEVLAFGSERNYAEELLALSCATFFCIDAVRILLSRYKKPPVIASSVIATKVPESITQYSLKHKLSEREEDVLRLILDGKDNSNIASSLCISYNTVKVHVRHILKKTKCSNRKHLISDFWKDA
- the arcA gene encoding arginine deiminase, which codes for MSGINVKSEIQQLKKVLLHRPGKELLNLTPDTLEELLFDDIPFLKVAQDEHDEFAQVLRDNGVEVVYLEDLMAETLKGNPDLKKQFLEQFIAEAGVSEKRLVEACYELLDAIECEKELVLKTMEGVNVDELDLDESNLLSALTQEESRLVINPMPNLYFTRDPFASIGNGVSINHMYSVTRNRETIYAEYIFKYHPDYKDVPQYYDRYADVHIEGGDILNINDHVLAIGISQRTQAAAIDKIAEKIFDAESSSIDTILAFDIPNNRAMMHLDTVFTQIDVDKFTIHPGIMGTLTVFELKKVDGVVEVSKIEDTLENVLGKYLECEVKLIPCGAGNRIAAEREQWNDGSNTLCIAPGTVVVYDRNDVTNEVLRDHGITVLEISSAELSRGRGGPRCMSMPLVRG